A single Sporosarcina sp. FSL W8-0480 DNA region contains:
- the istA gene encoding IS21 family transposase, translating to MIDMAQYHRIKFLKEVEGLSERQIAKKLEISRNTVSKYLKEGAKPPTTIQRQTVHGKKEYSDETKRILPIIDQWLEDDLKTWSKQKHTAANIFRRLEEEYDFKGSESNIRKIVAKRKKKLQEAFIPLEFQIGHQFQFDWGEADIILQGRTQRIYLFCIQLSASRLRFVRAYLHGKQEAFLDGFVHAFEFFGGVPTEGLFDNLKTAVVKILKGRERLEQEAFLALQAHYLFKAEFANVRKGNEKGRVEGTVGYVRRNALVPYPQVQSMEELNEYLLKWCLRDAEKRMVPHSKETVKEVWEKEKSKLHPLPVDRFEACRLLSCQVDKTSLITVDTNQYSVPTHFVGQAVWAKIFVDRVIVVAQNQVIAEHIRSNDRYDRITILDHYLDILLKKPRAIRDAHAFQSDAIPEVFRNFHRKMREQEGAEGDRKFIRLLLLHREIGMEGLTKALQEAEQTQVYRYEVVHEIIQRNTNGVVEFDQLPQKKTPTNLLEYKVQKTNVEKYEQLLGGRS from the coding sequence ATGATCGACATGGCTCAATATCATCGTATCAAATTTTTAAAAGAGGTTGAAGGACTATCCGAAAGACAAATCGCAAAGAAGCTGGAAATATCAAGAAACACGGTCAGTAAGTACCTAAAAGAAGGGGCGAAGCCTCCGACAACGATTCAACGACAGACGGTTCACGGAAAGAAAGAATACTCGGATGAAACCAAGCGAATTCTTCCTATCATTGATCAATGGCTTGAAGATGATCTTAAGACCTGGTCAAAACAGAAACATACTGCCGCGAATATCTTCCGTAGATTAGAAGAGGAATATGACTTTAAGGGATCAGAATCCAATATTAGAAAGATTGTCGCAAAGCGCAAGAAAAAACTCCAAGAAGCCTTTATTCCACTTGAGTTTCAAATCGGCCACCAATTCCAATTCGACTGGGGAGAGGCGGACATTATACTACAGGGTCGAACGCAACGCATATACCTCTTCTGCATACAGCTTTCGGCAAGTCGTCTGCGATTTGTCAGGGCGTATCTACACGGTAAACAAGAGGCTTTTTTGGATGGTTTTGTTCATGCATTTGAATTTTTTGGAGGCGTCCCAACGGAAGGATTATTCGATAATCTGAAAACAGCTGTCGTGAAGATACTTAAGGGCAGGGAACGATTGGAACAGGAAGCTTTCTTGGCCCTACAGGCTCATTATCTTTTCAAAGCCGAGTTCGCCAATGTTCGGAAGGGTAATGAAAAAGGGCGTGTGGAAGGGACGGTTGGATATGTCAGAAGGAATGCCCTTGTTCCCTATCCACAAGTCCAATCCATGGAGGAATTGAATGAATACCTTTTGAAATGGTGTCTGCGCGACGCGGAAAAACGAATGGTGCCGCATTCAAAAGAAACGGTCAAAGAAGTGTGGGAAAAGGAAAAGTCCAAATTGCACCCCCTACCGGTAGACCGTTTTGAAGCATGCAGGCTTCTATCCTGCCAGGTCGATAAGACATCGCTAATTACAGTGGACACAAATCAATATTCTGTACCAACTCATTTTGTAGGACAGGCCGTATGGGCAAAAATTTTTGTCGATCGTGTGATAGTCGTGGCTCAAAATCAAGTGATCGCTGAACATATTCGTTCTAATGATCGTTATGATAGGATCACCATTTTGGATCACTACTTAGATATCTTATTGAAAAAGCCACGTGCCATTAGGGATGCCCATGCATTCCAATCAGATGCAATCCCCGAGGTGTTCCGAAATTTTCATCGTAAGATGAGGGAACAGGAGGGAGCAGAAGGAGATCGAAAGTTTATCAGACTACTTCTGCTCCATCGGGAAATCGGAATGGAAGGGTTGACGAAAGCCTTACAGGAAGCGGAACAGACGCAGGTATACAGATATGAGGTAGTCCACGAAATCATCCAAAGGAACACCAATGGTGTTGTCGAGTTTGACCAACTACCCCAGAAAAAGACACCCACAAATCTATTGGAGTATAAAGTCCAAAAGACCAATGTGGAGAAATACGAACAATTACTGGGAGGTCGCTCATAA
- a CDS encoding Ger(x)C family spore germination protein, giving the protein MRLRKKMAKKMSIILMALWLTGCAPFTENNIIEELTPVTFLSLSKGDEGKIKISTILPSLSKEKKSVMTEEVSLIMEGLRNFNTNFYQETKTGQMRMLIINEDLAKNEGIMSIINVLLTDPDISLRIYLVIVKGNFEEYLENKLDEQDNLDYSFYRMLKHYEEENQGEFSVVNLHEFKNLLYTPYSDPFLPVFKIENDAISYEGTALFQKDILVEIITTFDDRIFQLLHNNHYLAVLPIPELKVVLGHVRAKTKVDINKSLSTITYTVKIDSRIEEYRGEKRLFDPKDLEDLKKDIQSYFEKQTHELVKKMQELNVDPLQLGIHTLKPFSKPMDEKKWIELFEKMDIKIDYQINIKPLTDSNAKS; this is encoded by the coding sequence ATGAGACTGCGCAAAAAGATGGCTAAAAAAATGTCAATCATACTTATGGCATTATGGTTAACTGGATGTGCCCCTTTTACTGAAAATAATATTATTGAAGAGCTTACTCCAGTCACATTTTTATCACTGAGTAAAGGGGATGAAGGTAAAATAAAAATCAGTACGATTTTGCCTTCTCTAAGCAAAGAAAAAAAGAGTGTAATGACGGAAGAAGTAAGCTTAATAATGGAGGGATTAAGGAATTTTAATACAAACTTCTACCAGGAAACAAAAACTGGGCAAATGCGAATGCTGATAATTAATGAAGACCTCGCTAAAAACGAGGGGATTATGTCCATTATTAATGTGTTATTGACTGATCCGGATATTTCTTTGAGAATCTATTTAGTTATCGTAAAAGGAAATTTTGAAGAATATTTGGAAAATAAATTGGACGAACAAGACAACCTTGATTACTCTTTTTACCGAATGCTGAAGCACTATGAGGAAGAAAATCAGGGAGAATTTAGCGTCGTTAATCTACATGAATTTAAAAATTTGTTATATACTCCTTATTCAGATCCTTTCTTACCTGTATTCAAAATAGAAAATGACGCTATCAGCTATGAAGGTACAGCCCTGTTTCAAAAGGATATATTAGTTGAAATAATAACAACTTTTGATGATCGTATCTTCCAGCTGTTACACAACAATCACTACTTAGCAGTTTTACCGATCCCAGAATTAAAAGTTGTTCTAGGTCATGTTAGGGCTAAAACGAAAGTGGATATCAATAAAAGCTTGTCTACAATAACCTATACAGTGAAGATAGACTCAAGAATTGAAGAATACCGGGGAGAAAAGCGATTATTTGACCCAAAGGATTTAGAAGATTTGAAAAAAGATATCCAATCCTATTTTGAAAAACAAACACATGAACTAGTAAAAAAGATGCAAGAATTGAATGTGGATCCATTACAGTTAGGCATTCATACATTAAAACCATTCTCAAAACCAATGGATGAAAAAAAATGGATTGAACTTTTCGAGAAGATGGACATTAAGATTGATTATCAGATTAATATTAAGCCTTTGACGGATTCAAACGCAAAAAGTTAG
- a CDS encoding GerAB/ArcD/ProY family transporter yields the protein MEALQLFNKNETYNGFYVMLMVNHLQMLYFFLIMPRFLIHPYMIWVIIAVGILSQLNILLLSKWFLTRFSTEGYNGFVQLFGKKLVRLLSFIGLFFILLKILVIMLGFSEMLQVFMFPATDSNWLIFFILLSCLYVAWKGVEKTIRFVVISFLFTFWMILFFAFFFFPPIAQLSDLYPIIPMELSLDSWKGILLIFSSFSGPEFLVFLGPWFKTNNNTFRYLSYGNALTVIEYVFLYTASLFYFGSNYLSKSQFPIVTMTRYFQNPVIERIDMVMLSLELFNIVFGVSIFLLLFYGASKIATGKMERPSSRVGFLFSVFIILIGMVLVNEWIWKSDEKQVILLNLQILAGSLSYLVVPITIIVVMKIKGVNKHETAQKDG from the coding sequence ATGGAAGCCCTTCAATTATTTAATAAGAATGAAACCTATAATGGGTTCTATGTCATGTTGATGGTAAATCACCTCCAAATGCTTTACTTTTTTTTGATTATGCCAAGGTTTTTGATCCATCCATATATGATTTGGGTGATTATAGCGGTCGGCATATTGTCTCAACTAAACATTCTTCTTTTATCCAAATGGTTTTTAACCCGGTTTTCTACCGAAGGATACAACGGGTTTGTCCAATTATTCGGAAAAAAACTTGTACGTCTCCTCTCATTCATCGGGTTGTTCTTTATCCTGCTTAAAATTCTCGTGATTATGTTAGGATTCTCGGAAATGCTTCAAGTATTTATGTTTCCAGCTACAGATTCAAATTGGCTTATCTTTTTTATTCTGTTGTCTTGTTTGTATGTAGCATGGAAGGGCGTTGAAAAAACTATACGGTTTGTCGTGATTTCTTTTTTGTTTACATTTTGGATGATCTTATTCTTTGCTTTTTTCTTCTTTCCTCCAATAGCTCAACTCAGTGATTTGTATCCGATTATTCCAATGGAATTAAGTTTGGATTCCTGGAAAGGAATATTATTAATTTTTTCTTCATTTTCAGGGCCTGAATTTCTGGTATTTTTGGGACCGTGGTTTAAAACAAATAATAATACATTTCGCTATTTGTCTTATGGCAATGCTCTAACCGTTATAGAGTATGTATTCTTATATACGGCGTCCTTATTCTATTTCGGTTCCAATTATTTAAGCAAAAGTCAATTTCCAATTGTCACTATGACCCGTTATTTTCAAAATCCAGTAATTGAACGTATTGATATGGTCATGCTTTCTTTGGAATTATTTAACATTGTCTTTGGGGTTTCAATTTTTCTACTGTTGTTTTATGGAGCATCTAAAATAGCTACTGGGAAAATGGAGAGACCATCCAGTCGAGTAGGCTTTTTATTCAGTGTATTCATTATTTTAATCGGAATGGTTCTTGTGAATGAATGGATTTGGAAGTCAGATGAAAAGCAGGTTATTTTACTTAACCTTCAAATTTTAGCAGGAAGCTTAAGTTACTTAGTGGTTCCAATTACTATTATCGTAGTGATGAAGATAAAGGGGGTTAATAAACATGAGACTGCGCAAAAAGATGGCTAA
- a CDS encoding spore germination protein codes for MYMFWKKQSDENKPVSQSNTEPEISIETLKKALVQMDDAEFVEINISENQNVNLIYVRTLIDQERLNESILKPLSNCSKQSIQECIVHSTMNSISTFNEAKEQLFKGSVLLFDSSSSLWFAIPLENPLGRAIETSDTETILLGAKDSFSEQLEQNITLIRRRLPTHDLKTEKFTVGSLGETNVVLLYIEGLTNPEFVSTAKKKISEINYDLFVDSSQIAAFMEEHKNSIFPQFQQTDRPDDVANSLGLGKITILVDNTPFALVAPITIFHLFQSPEDYINRWVVASFLRIIRYVSFILSITLTPFYVALTTHHYQMIPLQTLFVLVDSRSKLPFTPFWEAFIMLIFIEIIKEASLRMPTKTGQTLGVIGGIVIGQAAVEAGMASQVLIVMVGISTIGSFLIPNYLVTKANSLIQFILLVFSSFLGIVGIVLAMIIVLAHLNGLSSLKQPYLSPVAPFYGKDWLDLFIRGPLTKMKERPEHIKPLKMKRYQTRR; via the coding sequence ATGTACATGTTTTGGAAAAAACAATCAGATGAAAATAAGCCTGTTTCTCAATCAAACACAGAACCAGAAATATCAATAGAGACTCTAAAAAAAGCCCTCGTTCAAATGGATGATGCGGAGTTTGTGGAAATCAACATCTCTGAAAATCAAAATGTTAATCTTATTTACGTAAGAACTCTGATTGACCAAGAAAGATTAAATGAAAGCATTCTAAAACCTTTATCTAACTGTTCCAAACAATCCATTCAGGAATGCATTGTTCACTCAACAATGAACTCCATTTCCACTTTTAATGAGGCAAAAGAGCAGCTGTTCAAAGGATCTGTCTTATTATTTGACTCTTCGTCAAGCCTTTGGTTCGCTATCCCTTTAGAAAATCCACTTGGACGTGCAATTGAAACATCCGATACTGAAACTATCCTTTTAGGAGCAAAAGACAGCTTTAGTGAACAGTTAGAACAAAATATTACGCTCATTCGTAGACGTCTTCCAACACATGATCTGAAAACAGAGAAGTTCACCGTTGGCTCTTTAGGTGAGACAAATGTTGTCTTATTGTACATAGAAGGGCTGACCAATCCAGAATTTGTTTCAACCGCCAAAAAGAAAATTTCGGAAATTAATTATGATCTCTTCGTTGATTCTTCTCAAATAGCGGCATTCATGGAGGAACATAAAAACAGTATTTTTCCTCAGTTTCAGCAAACTGACCGACCTGATGATGTTGCTAATTCTCTCGGATTAGGAAAAATTACGATTCTGGTAGACAATACACCTTTTGCTCTCGTTGCCCCAATTACTATTTTTCATTTGTTCCAATCACCAGAGGATTATATTAATCGATGGGTAGTTGCCAGTTTTTTGCGCATCATCCGATATGTAAGTTTTATTCTGTCTATCACATTGACCCCATTCTACGTGGCATTAACAACTCATCACTATCAAATGATTCCTCTACAAACACTTTTCGTCTTGGTGGATTCAAGGAGCAAGCTTCCGTTCACTCCTTTTTGGGAAGCATTTATCATGTTGATTTTTATTGAAATTATAAAAGAAGCAAGTTTAAGGATGCCAACAAAGACTGGTCAAACGCTTGGGGTTATTGGGGGCATCGTAATTGGTCAAGCAGCAGTTGAGGCTGGTATGGCAAGTCAGGTGTTAATTGTCATGGTAGGGATTTCAACTATCGGATCCTTTCTTATTCCTAATTACCTTGTGACAAAGGCGAATTCATTGATTCAATTCATTCTTCTTGTATTTTCTTCGTTTCTTGGGATAGTAGGGATTGTTCTGGCAATGATTATCGTTTTAGCCCACCTTAATGGCTTGTCTTCACTCAAGCAGCCATATTTATCCCCTGTTGCCCCTTTCTACGGAAAAGATTGGCTTGACCTATTCATTCGAGGGCCTTTAACCAAAATGAAGGAGCGTCCAGAACATATTAAACCGTTGAAGATGAAGAGATATCAAACTAGGAGATGA
- a CDS encoding DnaB-like helicase C-terminal domain-containing protein produces the protein MIAEKAVLGSMLKENYLITDSNLAVSQFTDAVHKMIFQSMKELYSKGKAVDFITLLTMNNPQDLGGANYIHNLTNYAQIDKFDDHVGAMLDVWREREKQNVLHLAAQENWQIDRIMTNLEALIDNRASDHSSISDLLVDVYEAPFIEQEIAEGSTTGIRQLDDMTNGFQDGELTIIAARPSMGKSDIMLHLSKHAGWKNRLPIIFSLEMSASSLRDRLLSSTGSFSRTRMRNPYLYLNETQKSTWPKTIGMLSKTNIQFFDRSKQTVAEMRMKVRKMIHENPDRKPVIFIDYLTLIHSEDTSSNMHLRIWQITKDLKAMAREFNCPVITLAQLSRAVEQRMDKRPLMSDLRESGSIEEDADIIIFLYRNAYYNQDDTDRTMELIISKNRNGPVGTVVAAYNKTTGEVVGFGTNRERTAL, from the coding sequence GTGATTGCAGAAAAAGCTGTCTTAGGTTCAATGCTGAAAGAAAATTATTTGATAACCGACTCTAATTTAGCCGTATCGCAATTTACAGATGCGGTCCATAAAATGATCTTCCAGTCGATGAAGGAGCTGTACTCGAAAGGGAAAGCTGTCGACTTCATCACGTTGCTGACGATGAATAACCCGCAGGACCTTGGTGGGGCGAACTATATACACAACTTGACGAACTATGCGCAAATCGATAAGTTCGACGACCATGTCGGAGCGATGCTTGACGTATGGCGGGAAAGAGAAAAGCAGAATGTCCTACATCTTGCAGCACAGGAGAACTGGCAAATCGACCGCATCATGACCAACCTTGAGGCGCTTATCGACAATCGGGCAAGCGACCACTCATCCATATCAGATCTGTTGGTCGATGTCTATGAAGCCCCGTTCATCGAGCAGGAAATCGCGGAAGGCTCAACGACGGGAATTAGACAGTTGGATGACATGACAAATGGATTCCAGGATGGGGAATTGACAATCATCGCCGCACGACCAAGCATGGGGAAGTCGGACATCATGCTCCATCTATCAAAGCATGCCGGCTGGAAAAATCGCCTGCCGATCATTTTCTCGCTTGAAATGTCCGCTTCAAGCCTGCGGGACCGTCTGCTTTCATCGACGGGCAGTTTCTCAAGAACACGCATGCGAAACCCGTATTTGTATTTGAATGAAACCCAGAAATCCACTTGGCCGAAAACAATCGGCATGTTGTCGAAAACGAATATCCAATTTTTCGACCGCAGCAAACAGACCGTCGCGGAAATGCGGATGAAAGTACGGAAGATGATCCATGAAAACCCTGACAGGAAACCGGTCATCTTCATCGACTACTTGACGCTCATTCACTCCGAGGACACAAGCAGCAACATGCATCTGCGAATCTGGCAAATTACGAAGGACTTAAAAGCAATGGCGCGTGAGTTCAATTGTCCTGTCATCACACTTGCGCAACTAAGCCGCGCCGTCGAGCAACGAATGGACAAGCGGCCGCTCATGTCCGACCTGAGGGAGTCCGGCTCAATCGAGGAAGACGCCGACATCATCATCTTCCTTTACCGCAACGCGTACTACAATCAAGACGACACCGACAGAACTATGGAACTGATCATCTCGAAAAACAGGAACGGTCCCGTAGGAACAGTCGTCGCTGCCTACAACAAAACTACAGGGGAGGTAGTTGGATTTGGAACAAACCGTGAAAGAACTGCTCTATGA
- a CDS encoding putative holin-like toxin — protein MVTYEAMNMMFQFGILLAAIATTFVAIIALSTNRKK, from the coding sequence ATGGTGACATACGAGGCAATGAATATGATGTTCCAATTTGGAATACTTCTCGCAGCGATAGCAACAACCTTCGTAGCGATAATTGCTCTATCCACCAATAGAAAAAAGTAA
- a CDS encoding DUF2277 domain-containing protein — MCRNIKTLFNFHPPATTDEIYAASLQYVRKVSGFSKPSKANEDAINRAVEEVAIATQNLLNTLITNAEPRNREVEAERAKARNAKRFGLENRD; from the coding sequence ATGTGCCGTAACATTAAAACACTGTTTAATTTTCACCCTCCAGCTACGACGGACGAAATTTATGCAGCGTCGCTCCAATATGTTCGGAAGGTTTCCGGTTTTAGTAAGCCATCCAAGGCGAACGAAGACGCTATTAATCGTGCTGTTGAGGAAGTGGCTATTGCTACACAGAATTTACTTAACACACTAATAACGAATGCCGAACCCCGTAATCGAGAAGTAGAGGCTGAACGGGCTAAAGCCCGTAATGCAAAAAGATTCGGATTGGAAAATAGGGATTAA
- a CDS encoding IS3 family transposase (programmed frameshift): MSKIIFNEHQRRLLEANPNVNSVSDRSIQYKPEFKIVAVKENLSGKGPSQIFTEHGFDLEMIGTGKAKQSLRRWRTSYQLHGEEGFFEERRGKGSTGRPSTGGLSSEKKLEKAEARIKYLEAEVELFKKARGTREAGEEVILTSGEKYQVINEVIRKFQLKRFTAHLCRVAKVHRSGYYAWLEKSESHAIREENDYQDYLLLKCVYDAFKGKIGYRGFYMALEELLETPMNHKKILRLMRKFNLFSKIRRKNPYRNMAQATQEHRTVPNLLNRQFTQDEPGKVFVTDITYLQLKTGQTAYLSCVKDVASREIIAYELSVSLNMGIVYRTLRKLKEALDGNVHPEAMIHSDQGFHYTPPEYQARVKAMQLTQSMSRRGNCLDNAPIESFFGHFKDDVDYKEASSLLELKIMIDEYMGHYNCTRKQWDLKKMTPEQYRSHLLAA, encoded by the exons ATGAGTAAAATAATTTTCAATGAACACCAACGTAGACTATTAGAAGCTAATCCAAATGTGAATTCAGTTTCGGATCGTTCTATTCAATATAAGCCTGAGTTTAAAATAGTAGCTGTCAAAGAGAATCTGAGCGGTAAAGGTCCTTCTCAAATTTTTACTGAACATGGATTTGACTTAGAAATGATTGGTACTGGAAAAGCTAAGCAGTCACTCAGACGATGGAGAACGTCCTATCAGCTTCACGGTGAAGAGGGATTTTTTGAGGAGCGTCGTGGAAAAGGAAGTACCGGACGTCCATCGACTGGAGGATTATCTTCTGAGAAAAAACTTGAAAAAGCTGAAGCACGAATTAAATATCTTGAAGCTGAGGTCGAGTTGT TTAAAAAAGCTAGAGGAACTAGAGAGGCAGGCGAAGAAGTAATACTGACATCAGGCGAGAAATATCAGGTGATTAATGAAGTGATCCGTAAGTTTCAATTAAAGAGGTTCACAGCTCACCTGTGCAGAGTGGCAAAAGTACATCGAAGTGGTTATTATGCATGGTTAGAAAAATCGGAGAGTCATGCCATCCGCGAGGAAAACGACTATCAAGATTACCTGTTACTTAAATGTGTTTATGATGCATTCAAGGGGAAAATCGGCTATCGAGGCTTCTATATGGCGTTAGAGGAATTACTGGAGACCCCTATGAATCATAAGAAGATCCTTCGTTTAATGCGTAAATTTAATCTCTTTTCCAAAATACGAAGAAAAAATCCTTATAGAAATATGGCTCAGGCTACACAAGAACACCGTACGGTGCCAAACCTCTTGAATCGACAATTCACTCAAGATGAACCGGGCAAAGTTTTCGTCACAGACATTACTTATCTCCAATTGAAAACTGGACAGACTGCTTATCTTTCCTGTGTAAAGGATGTAGCTAGCCGTGAAATAATCGCTTATGAACTTTCGGTAAGCTTAAATATGGGAATTGTATATCGAACCTTGCGGAAGCTTAAGGAAGCATTAGATGGAAATGTCCATCCAGAGGCGATGATTCATTCTGATCAGGGTTTTCATTATACGCCCCCAGAATACCAAGCACGTGTTAAAGCAATGCAACTCACACAATCTATGTCCCGAAGGGGGAATTGTTTGGACAACGCACCTATAGAATCATTTTTTGGTCATTTTAAGGACGATGTAGACTACAAGGAAGCATCCAGTCTGTTAGAGTTAAAAATAATGATAGATGAATATATGGGACACTACAACTGCACGCGCAAACAATGGGATTTAAAAAAGATGACTCCGGAACAATACCGAAGTCACCTCTTAGCTGCATAG